From Anopheles funestus chromosome 3RL, idAnoFuneDA-416_04, whole genome shotgun sequence, a single genomic window includes:
- the LOC125772119 gene encoding staphylococcal nuclease domain-containing protein 1, with protein sequence MSAANVPAAANPAPPPVLKKGIVKQILSGDSLILRDKPVNGPPREKQLNFGGVVAPKLARRPTNGSSDGAKDQPYAWEAREYLRQRLIGQEVWFYSERPPNATREYGYVKLGKDLNSENIVESIVSEGLVTVRRDSVRQTPEHARLIELEDAARRARKGLWSDAPEGEHVRNIVWNIDNPKQFVDQHGGQLIKAIIEHVRDGSTVRAFLMPNPRVFQHVTLMMSGIRCPGFKLDAEGKPDNTTEVPFAEEARFHVESRLLQRDVKIRLESNSNTNFLGTILCPEGNIAESLLRNGFAKCVEWSIPYVKEGIDRLRASEREAKMGRLRLWKDYKPPAALANTKDKELVGTVMEVFNGDAISVKVGTITKKVFFSSIRPPRPKEDDGPRAKNSRPLYDIPYMFEAREFLRKKLINKRVTCTLDYVAPARDNYPEKYCYTVRLDDQNVAEAMLEKGLATVINYRQDDEQRSPEYDKLRAAQEQAIKGQKGMHAKKQTPSHRINDLTTDHSRIKHHYLPSWQRALRTEALVEFVASGSRLRLYCPKESCLVTFLLAGISCRRSSRPAIGGAPAQEAEPYGDEALQFTREKVLQRDVSVKIDTTDKQATSVIGWLFTEHNVNLSVALVEEGLAEVHFTAEKSDYYRVLRDAEARAKAQRKNIWKDYVEKPAAEEEKDEIEDTPDVNTPVERKVKYESVVVTEVTPELQIYAQHTDQGAKLEELMTKLRQDFKAMPPVTGSYAPRRGDLCAAKFSEDDEWYRAKVEKVEKGGNVSILYIDYGNRENVPSTRLAMLPPTFISEKPFAHLYVPALLQLPTDPDDRAEAVKAFSQDVLNRTLNMNVEYRITGTEYVTLVDPSTKADIAEDLIADGYLIADKNKKDRRLAKLIADYKDAEQKARKHHKGIWQYGDSTEDQAGEFGLSR encoded by the exons ATTCTCTCCGGCGACTCGTTGATCCTCCGCGATAAACCCGTTAATGGACCGCCACGAGAGAAGCAGCTCAATTTTGGTGGCGTTGTCGCACCCAAGCTTGCCCGCCGACCAACCAACGGATCGAG TGACGGTGCGAAGGATCAACCCTACGCGTGGGAAGCCCGCGAGTACCTGCGCCAGCGGTTGATCGGACAAGAGGTATGGTTCTACTCGGAAAGGCCACCGAACGCGACCCGCGAGTATGGCTACGTCAAGCTAGGCAAAGACCTCAATTCGGAGAACATCGTTGAGTCGATCGTTTCCGAAGGTCTGGTGACGGTGCGACGTGACAGCGTACGTCAAACGCCCGAACACGCCCGCCTAATCGAGCTGGAGGATGCTGCGCGCCGGGCACGCAAGGGCCTCTGGAGCGATGCGCCCGAAGGCGAACACGTGCGCAACATTGTGTGGAACATCGACAACCCGAAGCAATTCGTCGACCAGCACGGTGGCCAACTGATCAAGGCGATCATTGAGCATGTGCGCGACGGTTCGACGGTGCGTGCCTTCCTCATGCCGAACCCGCGCGTCTTCCAGCACGTCACGCTCATGATGTCCGGCATCCGCTGTCCCGGGTTCAAGCTGGACGCCGAAGGCAAGCCGGACAACACGACTGAGGTACCGTTCGCGGAGGAAGCCCGCTTCCACGTGGAAAGTCGGCTGCTGCAACGCGACGTCAAGATTCGGCTCGAGTCGAACAGCAATACGAACTTCCTCGGTACGATCCTCTGCCCGGAAGGTAACATCGCCGAATCGCTGCTGCGCAACGGGTTTGCCAAGTGTGTCGAGTGGAGCATACCTTACGTGAAGGAGGGTATCGACCGATTGCGTGCCTCCGAGCGGGAGGCCAAGATGGGCCGTCTACGCCTGTGGAAGGACTATAAACCTCCGGCAGCTTTGGCCAACACCAAGGACAAGGAGCTGGTGGGTACGGTGATGGAGGTATTCAACGGTGATGCCATCTCGGTGAAGGTGGGCACCATCACGAAGAAGGTGTTCTTCTCATCGATCCGGCCGCCCCGCCCGAAGGAGGATGATGGTCCGCGGGCAAAGAACTCTCGCCCCCTGTACGACATTCCCTACATGTTCGAGGCACGTGAATTCCTGCGCAAGAAGTTGATCAACAAGCGAGTAACTTGTACGCTCGACTATGTTGCACCTGCCCGCGATAACTACCCGGAAAAGTACTGCTACACGGTCCGGCTGGATGACCA GAACGTCGCTGAGGCAATGCTGGAGAAGGGTCTCGCCACGGTGATTAACTACCGCCAGGATGATGAGCAGCGTTCGCCCGAATACGACAAACTGCGCGCGGCACAGGAGCAAGCGATCAAGGGTCAGAAGGGTATGCACGCCAAGAAGCAAACCCCGTCGCACCGCATCAACGATCTGACCACGGATCATTCCCGCATCAAGCATCACTATCTGCCATCGTGGCAACGTGCCCTGCGTACCGAGGCGCTCGTTGAGTTCGTGGCGAGTGGTTCCCGCTTGAGGCTCTACTGTCCGAAGGAAAGCTGTCTGGTAACATTCCTGCTCGCCGGTATCAGCTGTCGCCGTTCGTCGCGCCCGGCGATCGGTGGCGCACCGGCCCAGGAAGCGGAACCGTACGGTGACGAAGCGTTGCAATTCACCCGCGAAAAGGTACTGCAGCGTGACGTGAGCGTTAAGATTGATACAACCGACAAGCAAGCGACTAGCGTGATCGGTTGGCTGTTCACCGAGCATAACGTCAATCTGTCGGTGGCACTCGTCGAGGAGGGTTTGGCCGAGGTCCATTTCACCGCGGAAAAATCCGACTACTACCGTGTGCTGCGGGACGCGGAAGCACGTGCGAAGGCACAGCGGAAGAACATCTGGAAGGATTACGTCGAGAAGCCGGCAGCGGAGGAAGAAAAGGACGAGATCGAGGATACGCCGGATGTGAACACGCCCGTCGAACGGAAGGTGAAGTACGAGAGTGTGGTCGTGACGGAAGTGACGCCCGAACTGCAAATCTACGCCCAGCACACGGATCAGGGCGCCAAGCTGGAGGAGCTGATGACGAAGCTGCGCCAGGACTTTAAGGCGATGCCACCGGTAACGGGCTCGTACGCACCGAGACGTGGTGACCTTTGCGCGGCCAAGTTCTCCGAGGACGACGAGTGGTATCGTGCGAAGGTGGAGAAGGTAGAGAAGGGTGGCAATGTATCGATTCTTTACATCGACTACGGCAACCGTGAG AATGTCCCTTCGACTCGCCTTGCAATGCTCCCGCCAACATTCATCTCGGAGAAACCGTTCGCGCATCTGTACGTGCCGGCCTTGCTGCAACTGCCGACAGATCCCGACGATCGTGCCGAAGCCGTGAAAGCGTTCTCGCAGGACGTGTTGAACCGAACGCTCAACATGAACGTCGAGTACCG CATCACTGGCACTGAGTATGTGACGCTGGTTGATCCCAGCACAAAGGCTGACATCGCTGAGGATCTAATTGCTGACGGTTACTTGATCGCGGACAAGAACAAGAAGGACCGTAGATTGGCCAAGCTG ATTGCGGACTACAAGGATGCAGAGCAGAAGGCCCGCAAGCATCACAAGGGCATCTGGCAGTACGGTGATAGCACCGAAGACCAGGCCGGAGAGTTTGGCCTCAGCCGTTAA